The window TAATGAGGTAAGGAGCTGATCGTAGACTGTATCTAGCCCTGTATTCTTGGGCAATATTTGTGATATTCCTTGCAGCTACGGTGCATCTCTTCCAAGATGCAGTGGGAGCTGCTGATGGTAGATTCAAGTGACCCTCGGCAAGAAGTGGtcgatggagaagaattATGACTGCGTTATAGATGATGTGTAATGCGAGTATGTTAGGGACCGCACGACGGCTATTCAGAGAAGCTCCCGATGAAGGATCTAACTGAATAGGGCTGGGAAGATTTGCTTCCCACTTGTTCAGCGCTGCATCTATACCATCCAAGCTCGCCATGGCTCCGGCTGGGGTCGCTCCAACCATATAGAAATTGTCTATGATACGCGAAACGATCTTGAATAATAGGCAAAGCTGTTGGAAACAAGAGACAGAGTGTATAGGACCGTAGGGAATGCTTGGCGTCTGACAAGAGCTGCTGGGAGAATTGGGGTCGACATACGGAGCCCATGGCTCATTCTCCTCCATAATGTCATTCAGTTCGTGGGATACATGGGCATCGCGAGGTCTAATGGCAACTGGACGGCCGAGATACAGACTTTGAAGCTTGTCGCAAATAAATGCGCCCCAGAACACACGCCGGTAGATCTCAACCTCCTCTGCATTCTCTAGCGTAATCTTGTGGTTGAGATGAAGCCCTAGATCGTATACCATGCGCAACGCAGCTCCCGTCAGCAGCCATGATTTAGTCGTCATTCCCTTGGCGTTATAGGTCCCCCCTaagagcaaaaggccaaCTATTGTTGGTAAGCTGGGCGATAGCAATAAGTTTCCATCGGACATCAGCTCATCACACCGTTTAAAGAATCGTCCTCCTGCGGTACTCGGATCCGTCGGGTCGTCCAAGACTTCCAACCGACAAGAAAATTTGCTCGCGCAGGCAAATATAGCGTTGAGGAGAAATTTGGATGAGAATCGACCCCCCTGCGCGATGTCGCGCATCATTGCTGGGCGATATGTCAAGAGAAAAGTGTGATGTTGCCGGTTCCAGTGTAAGTCGAGCAGATGAATCGCAAGATCTATGGGCACCCCATCCAACGAGCTCAAAAGCCGCAGGCGATGTTCCTGTTGCCTCGAAAGAACAGCGTTGGCCAAAAGTCCGTTTCGCACGTATACCAAAGATACCGGATCCTGGTGCTCTTCTGGTTTGATACACGActgaagagcagaagaaggaccGAATACATTTACATTCCCCCCCTCATCAGTCCATAAATAGGGAGATACATCCGGAGCTGTTTCTTCGGGATCGTGAGCAGTTGGTCGACCCGAAATCGACTGGCTAGGAGTGCTGGCCCTTGATCGTTCCTCGCAAAGATCACGCCACGACTTCGGACGCTCACCAGCCGTCTGGGGTGGTTCAATGTTGGTGTCAGATTTCTCTACCTGCCCCGTTTCCTTAATTTGTCGGATTTGTCCTTTCAGGTACTCATTTTCTGCTCGCAAATCGTCCAGCATGGCCCGTGTAGGCCTGTCTTCCAGATTAGCTAGCTGAATGACTTGTATGATTCAACGGCTCAATTAATGACTGTACCTTGCCTTTGGTGCTTGATGTATGTAGACGCATTCTTTCCCGTGCTTGACACAAGATGCACACGATGGTTTCTGTGCGCTGCAACGGACTTTTCGTATGCGACAGAACTCACAGCTACGAGCCAGAATACGGCGCTTACCACCTTGCCTATCAGACATTACTAATACTGAAACAACTTCCTGATGCTCAGAGACATGGGTGTATATTGGGTCGGTGGGAAGATCATTCGAGTATGGGGTAAGAATCTGGGGTATGGGGTTAACAAGCCGACATGTAGACGGATACTTATACTCCGTCAATTCTAATGTGCATTAAGTCCGATAATTTGATCGGAAAATACGGGAATAATACCCCAATTAATACGCCACATGCACCTGCATCCACCGCGAAGTGACAGGCCTGGCGAGACTTAAAACCCAGAagcctctctttcttttaaGCCTAATACTAGCTCCGGTTGGTAATATTTCCTGAAGATGGGGCTGGCGGTCATAGTAATGTTTACAAGATTTTACAGTACCGTTCTCTCCATATTGTATCACTATATGCAAGCCAATCTCCTTTGAAAAGGCTTGTGATAGTTCAAGTTACCCTATGACTGCCCTattaatgtttttttttaggtCTCTG of the Trichoderma breve strain T069 chromosome 4, whole genome shotgun sequence genome contains:
- a CDS encoding fungal specific transcription factor domain-containing protein produces the protein MSDRQGGKRRILARSCEFCRIRKVRCSAQKPSCASCVKHGKECVYIHQAPKARPTRAMLDDLRAENEYLKGQIRQIKETGQVEKSDTNIEPPQTAGERPKSWRDLCEERSRASTPSQSISGRPTAHDPEETAPDVSPYLWTDEGGNVNVFGPSSALQSCIKPEEHQDPVSLVYVRNGLLANAVLSRQQEHRLRLLSSLDGVPIDLAIHLLDLHWNRQHHTFLLTYRPAMMRDIAQGGRFSSKFLLNAIFACASKFSCRLEVLDDPTDPSTAGGRFFKRCDELMSDGNLLLSPSLPTIVGLLLLGGTYNAKGMTTKSWLLTGAALRMVYDLGLHLNHKITLENAEEVEIYRRVFWGAFICDKLQSLYLGRPVAIRPRDAHVSHELNDIMEENEPWAPYVDPNSPSSSCQTPSIPYGPIHSVSCFQQLCLLFKIVSRIIDNFYMVGATPAGAMASLDGIDAALNKWEANLPSPIQLDPSSGASLNSRRAVPNILALHIIYNAVIILLHRPLLAEGHLNLPSAAPTASWKRCTVAARNITNIAQEYRARYSLRSAPYLISYGVYVACTIHVRNAAAVGGRDSDHSTLLTWSLRCLEELSIPNSAVSRPIIIIKKLMEAKGVAISPGDDGIDCPDMGPIDADASLPQEADVGNPGFPLPLSDEYVEGGDWDWDWGNWNGSFNEDVLYGFMGSQSHSFGDMLPDMVGMNTDIPSDDGQHIS